GGGCTGGACGGGCTGCTGGAGGTGCAGCGGCGGcggctgctgctggttctgctggggcCGGAAGTCCTTACGATCTCGCTCGAAAGGCTCCCGTTCTCGACTGTCATAGGAGCCGGCTCGCGACCTTGACCTGCCCTGCCTCTCAGAGTCCGGAGAGCTGCGTCTGGAACTGTGGCTGCGGGAATCTTGACGGTCTGCAAAACAAGTCAGATTGGAAAAATTTAGGGctgttttgtcttaattactgctgttctttcagcaaatggcctattttttgagtctgtatagtCCAGCTAACAATTAACtctttactaaattagttgctGATATTTCAACAATTGATTTATCACGATTAATATGATTAATGGCTTCAAACAGGTTATGAATCCTGACCTGAAGAGGTGCTGCGGCTGGGCTCCCCTCTCCGCAGCTGATCGATTCTAGATTTCCTCTCAGCCCCAGGAGGATCACCCACCATcggccgctctctctctctctcccgctCTCTGTCCCGGTCTCTGGAGTTGGAGCCCTGCAGCCGGCCGCGGCACAGGCGGGGCCCCTGAGGGTCGTCCAGGTGGGCGGACTCGCTGGAAGGCGAGCGCGGGCGGCGGGACGACGCCCGGCTCTGGTTGCTGCCCATGCTGCTGCTGCGCGCCGGCTCCGGCGGAGGTTTCCGCAGCAACGGCTGGGACATGAGCGGCTGCGGCGTCAGAGTCTGCAGCAGCATGGGGGGATCCGGGGAGAGCAGCGGGGCGATGGGTGGCGCGCCACCCCGGTCCCGGTCCCGGCCCATCCTGTGTCCGGCAACCCTCCTCAGCGGTTCGGCGGGAGTCCTCTCAGCGGGAGGGGGTGGAGCTTGTGTATCCGCCACTCCTCCTCTGTCTGACTCCTCCTCATCGGACCAATCGctgaaattgtttgttttggaaaGTGGGGAGCGCTCGGTGTTTGTGGCGGCGGCTCCGTGACGATCTGGCCTCATGGACGGCGGTGGCGTCCGGGGGCCTCTCTTCCTCTTGCTGGGAGCCGCCTGGACGGCCGTCTCCTCCTCTGACGCGTCAGACTCTCCGCCCGGCGAccgcttcctcttcctctcatgTCCCTTCTTCTTGGCTCCTTTTCTCGGCGAATGTAAAGGCGGAGGAACGTCTGCAGACACGCTAGCTGGAGGTTCTGTGGGAGCAGGAGCAGCCCCTACAGGAATATCCTCTTCCTTACGCCCTTTTTTCACACCCTTCCTCTGCATTTTCGTCTTCTTTTTGCCTTCCTCGTGGGACTGGACAGTGGCGTCTTCGCTGCCGACGGGAGTCGCTGCAGGTGGAGGCGGTGGAGTTGACTCTCTTTGGTCTCGGCCTCGGCCGCGTGAGTCCGCCGTAGCATCAGGGAGGTACTCCCCCCGCCTCTCGCTTCCTCGGCCTCGATCTGCGCGCGTCTCCAGCTCGTCGTGGCAGCCGCGCGTGTCCCGCTTGTCCCTGGCTCCCCGGCGGTCCTCGTCTTTCCAGTAAGTGGCCTTTTCACTCGACGCAGCGCTTCGTGGCGGCGACCGGGACAAGCGGTCCTGAGGCCTCACCACCTGGCTCAGCAGACGGTGCTTATCCCCGCCTGCGCATAAAACACGTAGACGGGGAAAAATGCCAGAAATTAAACACCCTATTTTAGGGATGTAAACTACATATTTACAGACGGGTAGAAATGTTTTCTGACCCCTgatgaagacatttaaaaagcctgtaaataaatactttttttttaatgcagcaacaaaaactgactcaaacatttacagcaTCTCAGTGTCACCcggtctccatagcaaccaacCAATGCCGCTACACTGACGAGTTTTACGGAAGCAAagcctaaaaaaataaaaaataaaaaaatgtattctgttTCTTCTGCTGGGATTTCAGAGAAACGATAATGCCTATTTCTAGTGCTGAATTCGAGCTGGAAAGGAGAGactgctggaaaaaaatgtgCACAGGTAACAGGGATGACCATAGTTATGTGTATCCATGGAAACATActgggagtttttgttttttttttacagctggaAGCATCTTCAAAGGCTCACATAAAACTTGAATTACGACCCATttaaagagaagcagcaaaagcaaatgtaGAATATAATCTCCAATAATTATGGCTCCTCTTAATATGTTGCTTTTGTACATGCTTTTTCTCCTCAACTGAATAAATTAACACATAAATTAACgattacatttttcagagcGGGTTCATACCACTGCAGtaaaagctgcatttatttcAAGGCTTTTCACGCATTTCTACCAAGAACGCCAGCAAATGGTTGCGTCTGATTGGCCGATAAACAGAAGGGTGTATTTGCCTTACACAAGCAAATCAAACAGGAgtgtttcttttcaaaaaaagattttcccTACTGTCAGATGGAGGCAGACACACGGGGCTGGGGAGGAGGGGCTGTGGGTGGAGCTTGGCCTGCCCGCGGCCGGTCGGGCGCTCACTTTTGTCCTCGCCGCTATTGTAGCCGTCGCTGTCCGCCGGGCTGAAGTCCCGCGCCGTTCGCTTGGGCAAAGGCTGGGGGCTGGGGCTGCTCTCCACCCGGAGCCTTTTACGACTGCAGAGAGGCGAcgagaaagaaaacaatcatgAGCCACAGCAGGATGCAACTtattaaatatcaaaattagaaatgcatgaaaaaaagcagcacaatttaattaggatttattttttaaaccataatTATTTAACTGTATAATTCATCtgtattatattattatttaaaaaaaaacaacaaacaaaccggatccaaatattttccattcagtcaaagctgaaataattatttttggaatttttattttagaaaataattttatagtCCCATGCTGAAGCATAACAAATGCTGAAGCCaagaaaatatcatttttatcttttcaccTTCAAAATTTTATAGTGTACTTTGTtaatgtaaaattacaaaattttaatttccaaatgATATTATTTTTTAGGTATTTATcccattttgctttttaaatcacACGTCATATTCAAAATTAATATTCTTCTACTTTGTAGAGGTATGCaacgcaaaaacacaaaatcttaccgcGTATGTTTGATCTAATtttaagtgcaaatatcttagtagacttgaaagaggaaaaaactaaCCTATCAGTAACTTTTttgcaagatataggagcttgttttaatttaaaaagtaccagttccactggcaaatgatttcacttttaacaagacattttttccaggTTTCAAGtaaaacaatctgccagtggaacaaacacttttgatcaattttaagattttatttatttcaaacaagatgTTGCTccaaagttacttgtaagtaagTTTTGTCATATTCCAAGTGtagataaaaatacttggcaagattttgtgtttttagaccATTAAACCCTCCTGCAGCATcactcattaaaatgtaattatatttattaaaaatgaatgaatggttCTGTAGCTTGATGCTTTATTGTATTCATCAGTTTAAGCAGATTAAAGAGGAGACTGAGATGAAGACGTGCCTCATCTTCCGCTCGTCCCTGCTGTCCTCTCTCCTCTCCCgcctctcctccctccctctctctcgctCCTCCCACTCTCGCTGCCTCTCCCGCTCCCTCTGTTCTcgctctctttccctctctttcctttccctctctctctcccgctcctccctctctctctcccgctCCCTCTCCTCTCGCTCCCTCTCTCGCTCTCGTTCCTCCCTCTCCCTTTCCCGCTCCCTCTCTCGCACTCTCTCCCTGGCCCGctccctctctgcctctctttctttctctctctccttttctctctccctctctcgctccttctctttctccctctctcgcTCCCTCTCGCGGGCCCTGTCGTCCCGTCTGTCCTCCGCCCGGTCCGTCCTCCGCTCGTCCCTCTCTGACTCCTCAGATCTCCTCTGATATCTGTTTGGAgaacctaaaataaaaagagggaaaaatcGAAATTTTCTCCAACTTGTGCAAAAGgtcatgaagaaaaagaaggtaAAAGGAAAGAATAAGATAAACGTAACACATTGAAATGTTATTACAGataggaaaaaaatatctaatcaAAAGAGAAATTAAGAAATAACCACTTGAAATACATCAGATTTATTACTGAAATAGACAAAGTTCCCCATTATATTCTGATCTTTTATTAAATTCCTATATATAATAAGTGTAGGCTGAGTATGAATAGCAGATAATTGTTTCCAGACATGGTTcatattttcaatgtttctCTCCAAAGCTGATGTTCCCCGCAGCTTTCACAGCGACACCCACCTCTGTCTCGGTTGTCCCGGTGATCCCTCTCTCCATGCCCCCCCCTCCGGTCGTAGGACGAGTCTCTAGCGTGGTCTCTGCGGTCGCTCTCGTAGCGGTCCCGATCCGAAGTCCTGTCCGAGCCTCTCTCGTTGCCGCTCCGCTCCGCGCTGCGGTCTCGGACCGTGCTGCTCCGCGACTCCCAGTTGTCATAGCCGCTGTCCAGTTGGGAGCTGCGGGAGTTTCTGTTGGAGCctggtggaagaaaaaaaaaacgtaattcAGTGTTTCTGGAGGTCCAATCATATCAGTCAATGTCAATAATcattaatttcttgttttaaatatctgaaatacttccaaagtcagctttttaaaatgagtttaagatattttaaggcATAAGAGGCATAATTTTGTATACATGAATTTAAGGATGGGTGGACATCCTGTAAATCCTGTGTGCGTTGAGGTGTAGGACCTTTATCAGAGGCTTCGTTGGCGCGCCCTCTTCCTCTGCCGTTCCTCTCAGTTCTGTCCAACTTGCTCTCTGTCCTCCCTCCGTCATCCCGTCCGTGACCTCGTCCATAAGCCCTGTCGTCCGGAGGAGGCTCCTCCTTCCTGTAGGCGTCGCTCCGCTCCTTTTCCCTCCCACGCTCCTTCTCTCGTTCGCGGTCGCGGCGTTCCAGCGACTCCCGGCTGGAGCGAGTCTCCGCCTTAATCTCTCTGGAGTCCTTCAAATCCCTGCCGTCTCGGTTGTCACGGGAATCTCGGGTTGTTTCTCTCGCTCGCTCACGAGCGTCACGTCGCTCGCGGGCCTCTCTGGTCTCCCGATCATCTCGAACTTCGGAGTCGTAGTCGCGATCGTCGCGATCCTTCTCCCGTTTGCTGCGGCTCTCTGTTTATAGACGAGACACAGAAGTTTAAGAGCATTCAAGAGGAAATTCTAACTACAGCTGAATTCATCAGTGGAGTCTTGAGACATGccacaaaaagcaaaagataCCGTCTCTGTGGTCGTGTCTGCGCTCCTGGATGGGCGGGGTCCGTTCTCGGTCGCCGCGACTTCGCTCTCTGCCCCTGGAGTGGTGGCGGGCGGGGCTGGACCTGTCGGACCGCCGGTGTGGGGAGGAGGCGTCGTGAGAGGCGGGAGGCGATCGGGAGCGACGAGAGTGGAGAGGCGAAGAAGCAGTGACCTGCACCGCGGAGCTCCGGTGgtaggagggggaggaggagcgGCGCCGGCGAGGGGAGGGGGAGAGACGATGGGCGGAGGAGCCCGACTGGGATGAGGGGGAGTGGTGGCGGGAGGAAGTGGGGCTGCGTTGGTGGCGCAGCGGGGAAGGAGACCTGCGGCGACAAAACCAATCCCTCATCACTACTGTGTTTCACTAATAGATCGGGTAAAGTAGGAAGAACACTTTCCCATGGTAACATTTAgcacttttcaaacatttttaatgtacaaTTTCAAACTTCTCTATCAccactttggagataaaaattttttaaaggaaCTAAATCACATATAATTTATTACTATTAATAATGATAGTATTTTATACGGATGCTccgatcaggttttttgctgccaATTCTGATACTGATCATCCATGAGGCCGATCTCCGCCGATCAGTGATCTTTGCCGATCGCCTGGaatggctgttaattttttggtttaggtaaaaataatgataaaaattaaCCTGACTGGTCTGAGAAAGTTGcataaaaatctccaaaaaaaatgttcttgccaAATTATCTGGCATTTACCAAGTAGAAAACTTTTGGTGATTCTagttgacctaaaacaagagaagtttggtctgatttacctacagaaagtcacaaaaaatgTAGGTGTCttttaattatctttaaatatctggtttcaactgtacatAACGCTTTCcaaatttagacttttattCAAACGACAGATTGAACTtcataataaaacagttttaaggtCATACATataattcaagcattttcaaggatttccaGCAATCCTAAGGGACGCTAAAAAGAGAACCTGGACAAACCTTTGAGGGGGGAAGGCTAGAGACGAGGCTTTATGGGAAGCTTTGGGAGAAGCTGACTTCTTCCTAGCTGGAGGAGAAGAGTCTCTGGAAGGAGACGACACGCTGCCCGAATGCTCCTCTGACGTCAGCGCACGCTTGGCCTTGTGGGAACTCTCTGAACGATCCCTAGAAAAACGGAAGAAAGCAAAGTAATTACGgcaaaaattataataaaagacattttgtttaacaaatcTGGTAAATTGTGTGAATTTAAATGTGGGTTTACAAACATGTGAACCAGCTTTTTTGCATCAACTTGGATTGCAAggcatgttaaaaacaaaaaaattgggGTTGTACTAGAAAATTAGAACAAAATCAAACAGCTTGGCCAATGTACAAAGCATTcggtggaggcagcatcatgtttAGAAAGttcagaagaaaaaactttaacaaagtgtcatttttcttccatgtcATCTTTCTGCACCAATTTATGTTGgtatttgacataaaacaagaaaaattaatatatgttttcataaattatAGACAAAGGAGAGAATAAGAAAACTTTGGTTGCAACAGCTGACCTGCGTTTCTCcttcttctctttgtgtttttccgTATCTCTGCCCCGATCTTTCCCTTccttctgcttctcctcggTCTTctccttgtttttgtgtttgcctTTATGCTTCTTCCCGACCACAGGAATGTCCAGCGGGACAGGGGGAGGAGGACTCGGCGTGCGGGGGC
This region of Xiphophorus hellerii strain 12219 chromosome 24, Xiphophorus_hellerii-4.1, whole genome shotgun sequence genomic DNA includes:
- the zc3h13 gene encoding zinc finger CCCH domain-containing protein 13, which codes for MSKIRRKVTVENSKTISDSGSSSSATTSSTTNPAAPSRRPSVFERLGPSTGSNAADSHCRNWLKTGTCSYGNTCRYTHGTQPRSKGFTFSRTTERPTGDLRERMKNKRQDVDPENLKRDLDEPTSPTVRQRDPSRGRHREKEDIKITKERTPASEEEPAEWETNREDSDIGDYDYELSLEMKRQKIQRELMQLEQENLDKREDIVIKKDEAPAKTRSTGLPKVSDELLSSKESPVSRKSSGSPKHKSGVKGVGSGKKEKKLALALAVSETTRPTKASHSKKKGPRTPSPPPPVPLDIPVVGKKHKGKHKNKEKTEEKQKEGKDRGRDTEKHKEKKEKRRDRSESSHKAKRALTSEEHSGSVSSPSRDSSPPARKKSASPKASHKASSLAFPPQRSPSPLRHQRSPTSSRHHSPSSQSGSSAHRLSPSPRRRRSSSPSYHRSSAVQVTASSPLHSRRSRSPPASHDASSPHRRSDRSSPARHHSRGRERSRGDRERTPPIQERRHDHRDESRSKREKDRDDRDYDSEVRDDRETREARERRDARERARETTRDSRDNRDGRDLKDSREIKAETRSSRESLERRDREREKERGREKERSDAYRKEEPPPDDRAYGRGHGRDDGGRTESKLDRTERNGRGRGRANEASDKGSNRNSRSSQLDSGYDNWESRSSTVRDRSAERSGNERGSDRTSDRDRYESDRRDHARDSSYDRRGGHGERDHRDNRDRGSPNRYQRRSEESERDERRTDRAEDRRDDRAREREREREKEKEREREREKEREKEREAERERARERVREREREREREEREREREREEREREREREERERERERKEREREREQRERERQREWEERERGREERRERREDSRDERKMSRKRLRVESSPSPQPLPKRTARDFSPADSDGYNSGEDKSERPTGRGQAKLHPQPLLPSPVCLPPSDSGDKHRLLSQVVRPQDRLSRSPPRSAASSEKATYWKDEDRRGARDKRDTRGCHDELETRADRGRGSERRGEYLPDATADSRGRGRDQRESTPPPPPAATPVGSEDATVQSHEEGKKKTKMQRKGVKKGRKEEDIPVGAAPAPTEPPASVSADVPPPLHSPRKGAKKKGHERKRKRSPGGESDASEEETAVQAAPSKRKRGPRTPPPSMRPDRHGAAATNTERSPLSKTNNFSDWSDEEESDRGGVADTQAPPPPAERTPAEPLRRVAGHRMGRDRDRGGAPPIAPLLSPDPPMLLQTLTPQPLMSQPLLRKPPPEPARSSSMGSNQSRASSRRPRSPSSESAHLDDPQGPRLCRGRLQGSNSRDRDRERERERERPMVGDPPGAERKSRIDQLRRGEPSRSTSSDRQDSRSHSSRRSSPDSERQGRSRSRAGSYDSREREPFERDRKDFRPQQNQQQPPPLHLQQPVQPQRDWEPEPRDWPSRGRDPMLMRPGRELLLRGERDIRERERLLPEGLVQQHERERERERDRDGRGDRGADRERERVMMDLPPHGDLRAAARGDARGDIMRSDFEPLLPREAFSSPEPEKSSNSHHPAGDQREPEKTESIDGEDDGKEDEQSIASVGEEYEPISDDELDEILADSQKKEDQQEEEKITGPLDVIDVDWSSLMPKQKQEPRAAGAALLRFTPGAVLLRAGISKRLAGPELLEQVKEVCKSELDDPKDTDKLFEHDLGALNMAAVNRRVERAGLLSNLGPCCKALCARRDFAIRRQLLKNEKGQTKQYPTTPVVDNELLQMSIRLFRRTMAGQTSAPERSESGAAPAGEAAETGSSKLSTAQPEVCVS